A segment of the Yersinia rochesterensis genome:
AGGGAGCATTGACGCTCACGAAGTGACTTCATTACGCGAAGAAATTTCTGCGGTGTTAGCCGTGGCGACAGACAAGGATGAAGTGTTGCTCAGGCTGGAAAGCCCAGGTGGCGTGGTACACGGCTATGGCTTGGCGGCATCGCAATTAGAGCGTCTGCGTCACAAAGGCATTCGTCTGACGGTTGCCGTCGATAAAGTTGCCGCCAGTGGCGGATATATGATGGCCTGTGTTGCTGACCGTATCATTAGCGCGCCGTTCGCCATTATTGGCTCTATTGGTGTCGTCGCCCAAATACCCAACTTCCATCGTTTACTCAAAAAGAATGATATTGATGTTGAGCTGCATACTGCCGGTGAATTTAAGCGAACCTTGACATTATTCGGGGAAAATACTGAGCAGGGGCGCGAAAAGTTTCGTGAAGATCTGAATGAAACACACTTGCTCTTTAAGCAGTTCGTCCAGCAACAACGGCCTTCTTTAGATATTGATGCAGTTGCTACTGGTGAACATTGGTTTGGTACCCAAGCCAAAGAAAAAGGGCTGGTTGATGCC
Coding sequences within it:
- the sohB gene encoding protease SohB, which codes for MELFSLYGLFLAKVVTIVVAIGAVVLLVVSQGIRKQGQRGELNLVDLGEQYKEMQREMRLARMSHVEQKTWVKEFKKQQKSDQKLKKQRAKSGAVAAVKPCLYVIDFKGSIDAHEVTSLREEISAVLAVATDKDEVLLRLESPGGVVHGYGLAASQLERLRHKGIRLTVAVDKVAASGGYMMACVADRIISAPFAIIGSIGVVAQIPNFHRLLKKNDIDVELHTAGEFKRTLTLFGENTEQGREKFREDLNETHLLFKQFVQQQRPSLDIDAVATGEHWFGTQAKEKGLVDAIGTSDDLLIAEMDNHEVIGVRYSRRKRLMDRFTGSAAESADRLLLRWWQRGEKPLL